A stretch of the Theropithecus gelada isolate Dixy chromosome 7a, Tgel_1.0, whole genome shotgun sequence genome encodes the following:
- the ODF3L1 gene encoding outer dense fiber protein 3-like protein 1, translating to MKPPKGTRSSVYFAQQREKEPLPSRQEVKQTPVIMAMIKGPGPAKYLRPSCTGYIDHDISMFKAPAYTLHSRHSEKRNVGHSSPGPCYLLDPKVTRFGMSSCPQVPMEERISNLRLNPTLASCQYYFEKIHPPGERRAPQYTFGYRRPYRVMDPNPAPNQYQMPLLLGPNTPVSRAAPSYSLASRDKNWFYKEDVAGGPGPTRYARPEPSTYQNRSPTYSMAKRFAYPLDLTPRPGPGSHEVQQVTVHKPHIPAFTMGIKHSLHLCPLVIDVRD from the exons atgAAACCGCCCAAGGGGACCAGGAGCTCTGTGTACTTTGCACAGCAGCGAGAAAAGGAGCCATTGCCCTCACGGCAGGAGGTCAAGCAGACCCCTGTCATCATGGCCATGATAAAAG GTCCGGGGCCCGCCAAGTACCTCCGGCCATCCTGCACGGGTTACATAGATCATGACATCTCCATGTTCAAGGCACCGGCTTATACCCTGCATAGCCGGCACTCAGAGAAGC GGAACGTGGGCCACAGCAGCCCTGGGCCTTGCTATCTCTTGGATCCCAAAGTAACTCGGTTTGGAATGTCCAGCTGCCCGCAGGTCCCCATGGAGGAGCGCATCTCCAACCTGC GCCTGAACCCCACCCTCGCATCCTGCCAGTACTACTTTGAGAAGATCCACCCACCGGGGGAACGTAGGGCTCCCCAGTACACGTTTGGCTACCGGCGCCCATACAGAGTGATGGACCCCAACCCGGCCCCCAACCAGTACCAGATGCCACTCTTGCTGGGGCCCAACACCCCTGTCAGCCGAGCTGCTCCTAGCTACAGTCTGGCCTCCAGGGACAAGAACTGGTTCTACAAGGAGGATGTGGCAGGAGGCCCTGGACCTACCAGGTACGCCCGACCTGAGCCATCCACCTATCAGAACCGCAGCCCCACCTACAGCATGGCCAAGCGCTTTGCCTACCCTCTGGACCTCACACCACGGCCTGGCCCTGGCTCCCACGAGGTCCAGCAGGTCACTGTGCACAAGCCCCACATCCCTGCTTTCACCATGGGCATCAAGCACTCACTCCACCTGTGCCCACTGGTCATCGATGTTCGTGACTGA